The genomic region CGACTTCACGCCTCCGCGATGGCGATAGCTCCCCGCCAAGCAATTTCGCCTGCGCTGCGCCCGTGGTCAGCCGCTCGTCCACCTGCACGACGTCTCCCGCGAAGCGCGCGCGCAGCTCCGCGACGAACTTGTCCATTTTCTGCGCGGCCGGCCCGGCCGATCCGTCAAGCCGCATCGGGTTGCCCACGATGATGCGGCGCGCGCCGCGCGCTTGGGCCAGCTCCACGATGCGCTCGATGTCGCGCGCGCGACTCTCGTGCTTGAAGGTCAGAAGCGGCATCGCCGGCAGATCCGGGTGCTCGCTGATCGCGAGTCCGATGCGCACGCTGCCCACATCTACCCCGAGTAGCGCGTCGCTCACGCGCCCGCCGCCCGCTCCCGCACGTTTCGTCGAGCGCCGCGCGGTCGCGCGTGCACGTCGAGCACGGACAACGCCTTGGAGCGCCGCCCGAGTTGATACTCGACGAAGGGGCGCGTGCGGCTGCGCAGCGCCGCGATTTCGGGCCGAGCGGCTGCGAGCTGCAACGGCATGCCGCGCAATGCTTGAAGCATGCGTAGTTCGCTCGCGCTGACGCTGAAAGCGGTTCTGTCCGCGACCGCAGTGCCGTCTCGATCCGCCGCAACCCCGCCAAGACCGAGCGCGCAGCGCCGGCATACAAGCCCACCCGCCTGCGGAGAAAGCTTGCATCGCCCACCGGACAGCGGGCGTCGGCCGAGCGCGGAGCCGCAGCGCGCGCACGCTTCGAGTTCCGGAGCCAAGCCGAGCGCGCCCAACAATCGAAGATCGATCGCCGGCAGCATGGATGCCGTGGCCTCGCCTCGTTCGACGAGCGTCTGCAGCTCGCATAGCAAATCGTAGATCTCGGGCACGGCCATGTCCGGCTCGCACAGGCTGTCGATGACCTCTGCGACATACCCCACCGACGCGAAGACATCGGGGTCCACCAACTTATCCCAGGCGTTGGCTACGAGCGTGGCGCCGGTGATGATGTCCAAGTTGCGGCCCGTGTGCAGCGTCAAACGCGATCGCGCGAAGAAGTCGAGGCGGGCGCCGAACTTGCTGCGCGTGGCGCGCGAGCCTTTTGCCACTGCGCTCAACTTGCCGCGCTCGCGTGAAAACAAGGTGAGGATCCGATCGGCTTCGCCGAGCGGCCTCAAGCGCAGCACGAATGCTTCGACGCTGTACTCTTTCATCAGGGGTTGGGTTCGGACTCCGGGGCTAAAGCCCCGGCATTACAAAAAGGATTGGACTAGATTAAGAGCGGCCGGCGACTTCGAGGCGCTCTTCGGCTTCCGCGAACGTGTGCCCCGAGAACGGGGCGGGCATGAGAGCGCGCAAGTACGTCTTGACGTACGAGCCGTCTGGCCGGCAACGCAGCACCAGCATGTTTTCCGAGAACTCGGCCAGCACTTGGCGGCACGCTCCGCATGGCATCACGCCATCGGGATCATCCCCGGCGACGGCGATCGCCACGAACGAGCGGACCCCTGCAGCCGCGGCGGCGCCTACGGCGACTCGCTCCGCGCACATCGCCAGCCCATACGACGCGTTTTCGACATTGGCTCCGGTGAACACGCGACCGTCGGCGCCCAAGAGCGCGGCGCCGACGCGAAATTGCGAATAGGGAGCGTACGCGAAAAGCCAGGTTTCCCAGGCTTTTTTGGCGAGCGCTTCGATCTGCTTCTCGTCGAGTCTGGGCACCGTGGTCTCCTCAGATGTTAGGATTTGCCGTTGTGAATCGGTTGCTGCTCGCCGCTCGGCACTGCGAAACCGGCGCCATTTGTAGATGGTGCTTTCTTTATGCGGACTGAACGCAACCTTCTTCCCGCGGTTTCCTCAACGACCAGCGTCAGACCGGTGCCGATCGCCACTTGCTCGCCCGGCGCCGGGACACGACCGAACATACCGAACGCATAGCCGCCTATGCTCTCAAAGTCAGCGGTCGGAAGGTTCAGCCCAAGCTGCTCGTTGACGTCGTCGATGCTCATACGGGCATCCACGACCACCTCGGTGTCGCCCAGGCGTTTGATGACCGGCGGGTGGTCCTGTTCCTCTGCATCGAATTCGTCCATGATCTCCCCGACGATCTCTTCGAGCAAGTCTTCCATGGTTATCAAGCCGGCTGTCCCGCCGTACTCGTCGACCACGATCGCCACCGATACTTTTTCCGCCTGCATCTCGCGCAGCAGTTCGTGCACCTTCTTGTTCTCGGGTATGGCTTTAACGGGACGCATGAGCGAGCGCAGCGGCCGCGACAGCTCACCCCGGGTCACCGCTCCCAGCATCTCGCGGTCGTGCACGACTCCGATGATATGATCGATTTTCTCTTCGAACACCGGCAGCTTCGAGTAGCCTTCGCGGATGACGAGGTCGACGCCGGTGGAGACCGGATCCGCGACGTCGGCCGCCACGATGTCCGTTCGCGGCGTCATGACTTCGCGCGCGATCGTGTCGCCGAACTCGAAGATCGAGTGGATCATCTGCTTTTCTTCTTCTTCGAGCGCGCCTTGTGTCTCGCCGACGTTCACGAGAGCGCGAATGTCGTCTTCCGTGACGTAGGGACCGTGTGCGCTCGGGTCGCCGCCGAAAAGCCGGATGATGAAGGACGTGAAGCCCACCAGTATCCAGGTGATCGGCCGCAGCACGATTCCCATGACGTGCAGGAACCATGACAGTCTCGGGGCCCATTTGAGCGGGTCCTGAACCACCACCATTTTGGGAAGGATCTCGGCGAAGATCAGGATGGACAGCGTCATGATCACGGTCGCCAGCAGCACCGGCTGCCAGATGTCGTGCCCGTACTGGATCGCGAGCCACGTCGCGAGCGAGTCCGCCGACAGCATGACGATGGTGTTGCCGACCAGCATGGTCGTCAGGTAGTGGTTGCGATCGTCGAGGAGTTTGGCGAGAGACTTGTTGACCGCGTCTTCGTCATGCCGCAGGAGCCGAAGGCGGCTCAAACCGAGCAGCGCGGCTTCGGACGCAGCGAACAGACCTGCGAGAACGACGAGGAAGAAAATACCCAGGAGGGCCGGCAACCTAGGATCCGCCATTTATCTCACCCGGATTCGACAAAGCCGCACTAAAGTCCGGCATACCACAAGCTTCATTAGAAGTGCCAGAACGCACCGCCGAACAGCCAAACCCCAACCGCCAAGGCGCCGAGGCAGATCACGAGCACGGCGCCCGCCCCCGCGTGCTTGGCCGCTCGGGCCAAGGGGTGTTCCGTTGGCGATGCGCAATCGACCGCGTGCTCGAGTGCGGTGTTGAAGAGTTCGGCGCCGAGCACCAGTGCGATGGTCAACACGAGAACCGCCCAGCGCCAGGCAGCGAAATGCATGAGCGCCGCCGCGCCGACAGCGAGCGCGCCGAGCACTATTTGGATGCGAAAATTTGGCTGCTCGCGCAGCGTGCGCCCCACGCCGTCTACCGCGTCGCGCACTGCCTGAGCGAACGAGCGATTCGTCATACCGCGGAAAGACTTTTGAGCAGCCGATTCGTGAGCCCGTGCATGCGCCCGGCCGAGCGGCGCTCGTGATGATCGTGTCCGCACAGGTGCAGCGTGCCGTGCACCAGGAGCCGCAGGATCTCTTCTTCGAGGCGCGCGCGATAGCGACGCGCCTGGCGC from Candidatus Tumulicola sp. harbors:
- a CDS encoding cytidine deaminase, which produces MPRLDEKQIEALAKKAWETWLFAYAPYSQFRVGAALLGADGRVFTGANVENASYGLAMCAERVAVGAAAAAGVRSFVAIAVAGDDPDGVMPCGACRQVLAEFSENMLVLRCRPDGSYVKTYLRALMPAPFSGHTFAEAEERLEVAGRS
- the ruvX gene encoding Holliday junction resolvase RuvX, producing MSDALLGVDVGSVRIGLAISEHPDLPAMPLLTFKHESRARDIERIVELAQARGARRIIVGNPMRLDGSAGPAAQKMDKFVAELRARFAGDVVQVDERLTTGAAQAKLLGGELSPSRRREVVDQLAAVEILQTYLAQAKHGS
- a CDS encoding hemolysin family protein — its product is MADPRLPALLGIFFLVVLAGLFAASEAALLGLSRLRLLRHDEDAVNKSLAKLLDDRNHYLTTMLVGNTIVMLSADSLATWLAIQYGHDIWQPVLLATVIMTLSILIFAEILPKMVVVQDPLKWAPRLSWFLHVMGIVLRPITWILVGFTSFIIRLFGGDPSAHGPYVTEDDIRALVNVGETQGALEEEEKQMIHSIFEFGDTIAREVMTPRTDIVAADVADPVSTGVDLVIREGYSKLPVFEEKIDHIIGVVHDREMLGAVTRGELSRPLRSLMRPVKAIPENKKVHELLREMQAEKVSVAIVVDEYGGTAGLITMEDLLEEIVGEIMDEFDAEEQDHPPVIKRLGDTEVVVDARMSIDDVNEQLGLNLPTADFESIGGYAFGMFGRVPAPGEQVAIGTGLTLVVEETAGRRLRSVRIKKAPSTNGAGFAVPSGEQQPIHNGKS
- the recO gene encoding DNA repair protein RecO is translated as MKEYSVEAFVLRLRPLGEADRILTLFSRERGKLSAVAKGSRATRSKFGARLDFFARSRLTLHTGRNLDIITGATLVANAWDKLVDPDVFASVGYVAEVIDSLCEPDMAVPEIYDLLCELQTLVERGEATASMLPAIDLRLLGALGLAPELEACARCGSALGRRPLSGGRCKLSPQAGGLVCRRCALGLGGVAADRDGTAVADRTAFSVSASELRMLQALRGMPLQLAAARPEIAALRSRTRPFVEYQLGRRSKALSVLDVHARPRGARRNVRERAAGA
- a CDS encoding diacylglycerol kinase family protein; this encodes MTNRSFAQAVRDAVDGVGRTLREQPNFRIQIVLGALAVGAAALMHFAAWRWAVLVLTIALVLGAELFNTALEHAVDCASPTEHPLARAAKHAGAGAVLVICLGALAVGVWLFGGAFWHF